The following are from one region of the Rhipicephalus microplus isolate Deutch F79 chromosome 1, USDA_Rmic, whole genome shotgun sequence genome:
- the LOC142772961 gene encoding uncharacterized protein LOC142772961 isoform X2: MRCVGLGSWSLREFLRTGASSMVVTHDTVFEVTLGLRNIHGAADTDNVCLLTIIATLLLITAGHGPGELQSLRMNDAHAAHLLPVHHFTEAVLLTSHSTSTFRHQLPSSTTPRACSDLDSAMVAHRALRAIRRDDTFLWAIGHGTWPQRHMNNPFVFIAQTSSLVPRPRSFVLMLKRKQRCLHCLYKKRTRGCH; this comes from the exons atgcgttgcgttggtctggggtcttggtcgctgcgTGAGTTCTTacgaacaggcgcatcttcaatggtggtcacgcatgacaccgtgttcgaagtgacgctcggattaagaaatattcatggagcggcggacacggacaacgtgtgcctgttaacg ATAATCGCAACCCTGCTGCTGATAACCGCAGGCCACGGCCCCGGTGAGCTACAAAGCCTACGTATGAATGACGCGCATGCTGCGCATCTACTTCcagtccaccacttcaccgaggCAGTcctgctgacatcgcacagcaccagCACGTTTCGCCATCAGCTGCCCTCGTCGACCACACCGAGAGCCTGTTCGGACTTGGATTCGGCGATGGTGGCGCACCGAGCCCTTCGTGCTATAAGAAGAGACGACACATTTCTGTGGGCCATAGGGCACGGCACCTGGCCGCAAAGGCATATGAATAACCCGTTTGTGTTCATTGCGCAG acctcttcgctagtgccacgcccaagatcatttgttctcatgttaAAGAGAAAacagagatgccttcactgtttgtacaagAAGAG gacgagagggtgccACTGA